AAGGTTAAAAAATCGATTCAAAATGCGGTGTGTTGTGATGTATTTTGAGAATTACATgctctgttgttgttgttgtctgATTGATCAGGATAGAACGTAGTGTTTAGTTGCTCTGTGGTTTGCAGCTTTTGCTGCTTGTGATGTAtctgttgtatttttttttttttttttctcatttagttgaataaattcttattcatccaaaaaaatagtCTTTCTATTCCTTGTTTATTTAGACCTTGGTCTGCCAAATCGAAGGTGACATCTTGGTCAGCATCTCCAGAGAAGAGCTGCAATTGATGGCTTGTGATACGTGGGCTTTGATAGGGAGGTGGACTCCTTTCATCTATGCTTCAATGTATTCTTTGTCTGTCTGAACAGACTGGTATTTATTTCATGCGCTTATGATCTAGTAAGTCTTTCTATTCCTTGTTGATTTAGAGCTTGGTATGTCACATCCAAGGTGACATTTTAGAGACCACCACCATGACAAATAAAATTGTCCGTTcaatgtttatttatattatgcTAAACTGGCTAGTAAACCTATAAATTCTACAACACCCTCGGTTGCCTAGAGAACATTATTTTTCCTAGTTGCtatggtttttactttttacttgcCGATGTCTTGGGCATGCTTTGGATCCTTAAGGCAAACAAATGCCAGTCCAAAAGCTAGGTGGTGATCTTTGATGTCAGTCTTGAAATAACATGAAGTTGCATAAACATTGTTAAAGTTATCATCGCAAGAAGGAAAGATTTGCATTAACATTATCCACCACAATCCAACTACGACCAGCTTCTTTTCTCACCTGTTTCTTCCTCATTGACTCCCTGACTTCCCTTGCATGTCCCCATTTTCCATAAAGTGCATAAATATTAGATAGCATAACATATACATAATCATCATCACCTTCCAACTTTAAAACCATTGAAGCTGCAGTCCTTGCAAGCTTCAGATTCCCACAAGCACCAAGCAAAGCCCTCCAGACCAATCCACATGACCCAAAACCCAGCTCAAAGATCATCCTCTCTGCTCTCCACACCTCCCCCCTTTGTCCCATAAGCCGGATCATAGAACAACAATGCTCAGCAGTTGGTTCAATCCCATAATCCTCCATCATTGATTCGAAGTATTGGGTAGCAATTTCTAATGACACTTGGTTATGTGAACATGCAGATAAAACATTAAGAAATGTGATCCCATCCGGTTTCACATCCCTCTCCATTTTTAGCTGCTCAAAGAGTTGGATCACTTTTGTAGAATCACCATTTAGTGCAAAGCCAGATATCATTGCATTCCATGTTACCAAGTTCTTTATGGGTAGCGACTGAAACATCAACTCAGCATTCTTTACTCTTCCACATTTGGAGTACACGTCAACTAAAGCGCTTCCCACAACTATGGATTTACCCAAACCGCATTTTATTGTACAACAATGAATCAGCATCCCCCATGTTAAAGCTGATAGACCAGCAATTCCACTTAAGATGCTTGAAAATGTGAACTGATCCATTTCTATGTCCTTTGAGTGCATTCTACAGAAAAAGTTCAGAGCTTTTCGTGCTCTATCTCGGTTTACATAACCTGTTATTATTGAATTCCAGGAAGATGAATTTGGACTTGGCATGGTTGACATAATATGAATAGCATCTTCTATGTCACCAAAATGAGCCAAACCGTTTATCAGTTCATTGTATGAGATTGTGTCAGGGTTAGGCATCTGCTGCAAAAAGCCAAATGCTTGAACTAGCAATCCATTTCTAGCACTTGCTGCTATAACTGAATTCCAAGAAATAGTATCCTTGTCTTTCATCTTGTTAAACACAAGGATTGCACTATCAACATCGCCACATTTCCCATACATATCAATCAAGCAATTGGCAACAAAAATGCTGCATTGTACACCAAATTTCACTATCTTGGTGTGAATTGACTTACCTAGTTCCAACAAACACAATTGGCCACAAGCAGCTAAAGCAGCCGTAAATGTAAAAGAGTCTGCAAAAATGTCAGACCTTTCCAGCTGAACAAACAAATCCAATGCCTTACTAAACCGCCCAGAGTGAACGTATCCAGAAATCAAAGTATTCCAAGAAACCACACTTGGTTGAGGAATTTCAGCGAACAATTTGTGGGCGTCACTCAATGAATCTTTTACGTAAAATCTGACAAGGGCAGCGGAGACAAAGACATTGGAAAC
The sequence above is drawn from the Quercus lobata isolate SW786 chromosome 12, ValleyOak3.0 Primary Assembly, whole genome shotgun sequence genome and encodes:
- the LOC115971986 gene encoding putative pentatricopeptide repeat-containing protein At5g47460, whose translation is MQQSLLKSVQKCLQKQKQKQKHSQLLLTKFISTHFDSWNNLILALAQGSSNTELALYEASCELNYGTKPNAYALVHLVRASTNLGYYSYGHQLHSYILRSGFVSNVFVSAALVRFYVKDSLSDAHKLFAEIPQPSVVSWNTLISGYVHSGRFSKALDLFVQLERSDIFADSFTFTAALAACGQLCLLELGKSIHTKIVKFGVQCSIFVANCLIDMYGKCGDVDSAILVFNKMKDKDTISWNSVIAASARNGLLVQAFGFLQQMPNPDTISYNELINGLAHFGDIEDAIHIMSTMPSPNSSSWNSIITGYVNRDRARKALNFFCRMHSKDIEMDQFTFSSILSGIAGLSALTWGMLIHCCTIKCGLGKSIVVGSALVDVYSKCGRVKNAELMFQSLPIKNLVTWNAMISGFALNGDSTKVIQLFEQLKMERDVKPDGITFLNVLSACSHNQVSLEIATQYFESMMEDYGIEPTAEHCCSMIRLMGQRGEVWRAERMIFELGFGSCGLVWRALLGACGNLKLARTAASMVLKLEGDDDYVYVMLSNIYALYGKWGHAREVRESMRKKQVRKEAGRSWIVVDNVNANLSFLR